A stretch of DNA from Oryza brachyantha chromosome 4, ObraRS2, whole genome shotgun sequence:
ttgctgggCGTTCTTTCGGCCTGGAGGTGGACAGGCTGCCATGCTTTTAAATTGAGCAGGGGCATTTTAGCCATGGTGTTATCGAAtgcttatgtttttctatatgGATGCATTTTgttcacaatataaaaatattatatttgatggTATCAggctaaatatatatgcagatcATACTATTTGCACtttacaatataatatttgatatataactTGGATCGATTTTAAGCCTGAATGCattttatatgataataaatttaacaattgATATAGTTGACACTGTAGCATTAGCACGGGCACATTACTAGTCTACTAAATAGTGCACCAACTACAGTCCTCACTTCTACATCCTCACGTCTCAGATCCATATCAGCCTGTCTTCGAATCAATGACCCAGATCAACTTTGGTCCCCTTCTGCTTATCACGTGGGCCCACCGGCCCCTCTCACCCTCTCATCCTAACAGCTGCCTCTCCTGAACCCTAGCCGTCGTTGAACTGCTGCAGCCGTATCCACCGTGCCgctcccgcctcctctctcgccTCCGCTTCTGGCCTGCCTCCGTTGGCGCCTCCGCTCCCAACCTCGCCTCCAACACCGTCGCCTCCAGATCAGTAGGGGGGCTCGAGGAggtggggctagtggtgatgAGTTGAAAGGTGGGGCAGCGGGCTCTTCGGTGCGCAATCTGCACCCGTCGGTTCATCCCCTCTCGAGTGTGCTCCTCAATCTATGCCTCACCTTCATTTTACCGGTGAGCCCCTGTCGACCTGTCCTGCTGCTGCCACCATCTTCTCTTTCTGCAGCCTGGAGCTCTTCTCGAGTGGCACTGATCTCGGCATTGTTTATGCAGCGAGTGCcatgttctaaaatttatctgTGTTGTCTGTTCACGCAATCACACATTTGGCAATTCCTTGTTTGCAGAAGCATTGCAGGCTAACTTGATTACAATGTCCATCTTCCGCTCCCTTCTTCCAACAGTACCAAGAAAGAATGGTTGGAGATGCTTTGTTACTGGGTTTCCTTCCGATACTATAGCGGAGCTCAACAAGGTCAGGGATTTCATTTCTATGTCCGCTCTAAAAATGTTACCTTTTGTCGCTATGATCTTTAAGCTATTCAAGTAAGCTAGTTGACATGAATGTGTATGTTTGTGGCTTGATGCCTTGTTTAACATCTACTACAAAATCGTTGCATTCTTTTCATTTGGTGTTACTGACATGAAGCTCGCGAGTTCAATATGATATATGTAATCTCATCCTTATGTAATTGACATTTTGATATCTTTGGGTTGGGATACCCCAATTTGCAGTGAAACCATATGATTTTAAATACAGATCACATTGATATTACCTGTTGAAAGTGGAAATAGAACTGTTAACTGAACTCAATATTGCTCATCTATACCTCAACTATCACCTCATCAGATAAGTGCTAATATATGCCTGACCTATAAGCTGGTGATTTATGTACTCTTTTTAACAAGTTACTATAATTGATAACATGCTCCCCATTTTTGCTTGCTATTCAATAGAATCACCCCCTTTGCATTAGCATTTcgttctccttttctttttgtcgcGGAGAAGTGAAAAGCTTTGTGCAGACTATccttatgaaaataatttgcatcAATATTCCCCTGGGTATGATGGTCCAGTTTTGAGCTTCAAGTGAACCAGCATAAACTCCATATGATTTATCTGTGCACTCAACCACTCAATAAACTATTGAAGTTACAAAGAGAAAGATACCCTATCAAATTTGCAAGTAACCAGCAAAACAGCAGGAACAAAACAGTCGAGATCTTACCGTATGTTGATGCACTTTTGAgttctttccatttttttatctatacctTCAATAATTCACAGTATGGCATTTTTGTTTTACTTTACAAATTTTGTGTGATTTAGAACTTGCCATcttgattgttttgtttaatttacaAAGTAAAAGCAAAATATACATGTAGATCTGTAACTTGGTCTTGTGCAGCACTGCCATAAATAGTTTCCTTTGTTATTTGGCATTCAAATAACTGAGTAATTATCTCAACACTTGCAATACCAGGAAATGGAATCTGTGTTTGGTGAGTCTCCTGCACCCAGTCCTTTAGGTTCATCTCCTCCTCAGCAACCAGCAAGACCCACTAATGGATCTGGGGGTGGACAACCAGTGCTTACTCATGTTGATAGCAGTGGCCAGGCAAAGATGGTTGATGTCTCCTCCAAAAACGACAGCACAAGAGTTGCTGTAGCCACTTGCAGGGTCTTGCTAGGCCAGAAGGCATTTGATTTGGTAGCATCAAACCAGATTGCCAAAGGAGATGTTCTAACTGTCGCAAAGATTGCTGGAATAACTGGTGCGAAGCAAACCAGCAACCTCATACCATTGTGCCATAACCTTAATATTTCCCATGTTCGTGTTGACCTTACTCTTAATGAAGAAGATTCTAGTGTTATGATAGAAGGAGAAGCTTCAACCAATGGCAAGACAGGGGTTGAGATGGAAGCAATGACAGCGGTAGCCATTGCTGGTCTCACAGTTTATGACATGTGCAAAGCTGTTTCAAAGAACATTTGCATAACAGACATCTGTCTCCAACACAAATCTGGTGGAAAGAGTGGAAGCTGGTCAAGAAGTTAGACACTTCAATAGTTGTCGTTGGTATATGAATCACAACAATGGCTTGGGTACAAAGTTTCATAGCTACCCTACCGATAAGTTTTGAGGCCTTAATAAATGCTTATTAGAATACTTTTACTTCTAGTAATTAGATTAATTTTACTGCGTAATGTTGCACGATtcattgtttaattattttaggataaCTGGATGTTGTGAAATGCACCTCCCTGATGTGGTATTAGTTCCGTCACTTGTCACtgcatttatataaaatgatataGTGATATGCACATGACCACATGTGGACGTAAAGTAGTTAACAGGTAAGGATAATTATGTTGAGATATTTACCGTACTGTGTATGAAGAATTGCAGGAGCACAACCATTTATGGTCTGTTGCTCGTATGTCTCTAGCCTGGCCCCTCTCTTCCATCTAGGTTGAGTTTGGCCTGGCTAGGGGATACACAtatagagatggcaacgggtaAATACTCATTGGGTATTGCTATCCCATACCTATATCCACAAGTAAAATTTCGTACCATTAAAATACCCATACCTGTCACgggtaagaaaatttttccATATCCAATAcccgcttgggtaaaactTACCCGTCGGGTCATCCATATACccgcaaaagttcaaaacaatctaaatatcacaGTTTCCATATAGGATATGCATAAACGCTAGATACTTAGGACATCACATATTCATatggtttaaatacctatggttttaattaattaggctaaccTGATATTAGGCCATGAGATGCATTTAAACTTGTGGGTATTTATTATccatgggtaaacgggtatggggaTCATAAGAACGTTTCTATACCCCGCGTACCCATCGGGTGAAAGTATTGGCCCAATTACTTACCCACgggtaatatatttagctcatACCTATACCCTatggagtaaatacccatcgggtcgCGGTCCCCACTGCCATCTCTACACACATGTAggtgtttggtttatatgcaTAAGTTCGGCCTGACTAGCATtagattgtgtttggttgtttgCATGAGAAATATGGTttggaatatattttatttggttggttGCATAGAGATTACCCTCTAgatttcatatattaattaaaaaaatggaacaaaTTTAAGTGCCaaacaataaagaaaataaagaaaacaaaaatagtagCACATTGCAGAGAAAAATCGTCATCCTCAGCTTGCTTTCCCCTCTAGCTCACCGGCACGcccgcctcccctccctccgccgtcgccgctcgctccCCCCCTTTGCCGTCGCCTCACCGGCGTCGCtcgcctcccctccctccaccgccaccctctccctcgccctccgccgctgctcgctcctctcccGCCCTCTGTCGTCGCCTCACCGTCACTGCCCGActcccctccctccgccgctgccctcTCCCCTGCTCTCCCCCGTCCTCCGCCGTCACCTCACCGGCGCGGCCCGACTCCCCTCccttcaccgccgcccgctcccCCGCCCTCCACTGCCGCTcgctcctctcccctccatcGTCGCTCCCTACTACTGCTcggcttcttcttcctctcgatAGATCTGGCGTTGCTCAAGGAGCTGCCGGTGACGGCGTGCGGCCGTGCGGGATTTGGCGGCCAGCGGAGATGACGACAGTCGTGCGGGGACGGAGAAGCAAATGGGGGCGATGGAGGTGAGGGGACGCGCCACCCCCTCGTCCGCCTTGCACCAGCGCATGCGCGAGCTGCACCCGCCCATCCGCGCGCTGCACGCGCCCAGCCCGGACGGGGAGGGAAGCTCAACCCGAGCGTTTCTCCCCAGCCTGGCTGGGGGGAGGATTTTGCATGGTCAGAGCTAGGCCCTAGAAGGCATGCAGGCTACCGAGCACTCGTCCATTGCATGTGTGGGTGTAAATTTGGGTTGATGCAGGTAACCAAACACACCTTTAGATTTTAGTACTACATTAGGCAGAATTCACTGAATTCTAGCTAACATTTTTGGTTGCATCTTTCATATTCTAAACAGGAAAGTTTAGAGGAACAAGACTCATTCAATCCTAAGATGGTTTAATGACTGgatagggggtgattgtttgggtcacgtgcaaaaaacatatttacaaactacaaataatttgattttatatagatgttcttagtaatttaaatacaaagaatgaaaaataaactacgataaaaaaccttaaaaatcaacttcaaatttaaggttaaaagttcaaaatttcacctataagcataagcgaaaagacgatgATATAATATTGGCAATAGCATCTGAGGGCAAATACATTTTAATGTTTCTTTACAAAGTGGAAAAATGCATTTCTTCCATAAACATATGGACAAGTGAAGCACATAAATGATTGGTGTACTGCAGTGCATTTTATCTGCATTTCTCAGTCAACTATGCCCGCGTTCGTTTTGGGTGAGAGGGTAGGTTAGGTATCCGTTGCggaaaaaatagtaatagattagtacatgattaattagttattaattattaaaaatatataatagattaatatgatttttaaaacaatttttttataaatttttttttaaaatacaccgtttagcagtttgggaagcgcgCAAACGGAAAACGAGCGTGCACACGGAAAACGAGTGAACTAAGATAACTTAGCCCCAGGCCGAATGTGGCCTATGTTGTATAAATACCTATGGATGATCATCTGGCTTTTTCATGAGGAAAAAACgataaatgacatatttataaataaaaataatttatgaataaaacttttatgcacatgttcttagcgatctaaagccaagactaaaaaataacctACGATGAAAACACCTTAAAATATTCCAAATCTaaggtaaaaaatttaaactttagcttataagaataagtataagcgaaaagatatgaACGTTAGATGTCATTGCTTTAAGATATTAGCACTTGTTTATATTGCCACGTCAGAcgatgaaaatgaaaatacatTAATTTCGAACCTTCAATCATCAGAACCAACTTGCTGATAAAAATTACATCTTAATCTTGACAAACCTTATTATCCTTCGACAGACATCTTATTATGGACTCTGTTTATATTGAACCCTTCACCCAAAAACCCTGGAAATGGATATCCTAATGAACAACAGCAGGTATTATTTGCTTTCATTGAATGAGGCATGCGTGGTTTAAACAATATGACAAAATCATAGTCCCGACCGTTTCTAATTCCTTTTGTggtatattttctagtatgacttagatttatatagatactggtaaatctagacatatatatataaattatatatatttatcaataaatgaGTTTAGACGAAAAGTCTTATGGTATAAAACAGAGACAGTGCCATATTTGCATTTCTATTGTCTGGACACACTAGAGGTGAGACGATGACTCAGAGAAGTAAGGGACGACAGAACAAACTTACCGCATCAAAATCATTTCTACGTGATATTTGATTGACTATTTAGTTCTGTAATTACACAATGCATGGTGTACgtagttaatttatatataacagatctaaggctgcgttcttttTAGATAGATTATTCATCGATTTTTATACGTGTGTTTCCTAaattgttaaacggtgtattttttaaataaaattaaaattctaaaaagttcatcaacttatttttaagtagatttttgttacaaaattaattatt
This window harbors:
- the LOC102709833 gene encoding cyclic pyranopterin monophosphate synthase, mitochondrial isoform X2; the protein is MSIFRSLLPTVPRKNGWRCFVTGFPSDTIAELNKEMESVFGESPAPSPLGSSPPQQPARPTNGSGGGQPVLTHVDSSGQAKMVDVSSKNDSTRVAVATCRVLLGQKAFDLVASNQIAKGDVLTVAKIAGITGAKQTSNLIPLCHNLNISHVRVDLTLNEEDSSVMIEGEASTNGKTGVEMEAMTAVAIAGLTVYDMCKAVSKNICITDICLQHKSGGKSGSWSRS
- the LOC102709833 gene encoding cyclic pyranopterin monophosphate synthase, mitochondrial isoform X1 is translated as MPHLHFTEALQANLITMSIFRSLLPTVPRKNGWRCFVTGFPSDTIAELNKEMESVFGESPAPSPLGSSPPQQPARPTNGSGGGQPVLTHVDSSGQAKMVDVSSKNDSTRVAVATCRVLLGQKAFDLVASNQIAKGDVLTVAKIAGITGAKQTSNLIPLCHNLNISHVRVDLTLNEEDSSVMIEGEASTNGKTGVEMEAMTAVAIAGLTVYDMCKAVSKNICITDICLQHKSGGKSGSWSRS